One Engystomops pustulosus chromosome 7, aEngPut4.maternal, whole genome shotgun sequence DNA window includes the following coding sequences:
- the LOC140070128 gene encoding olfactory receptor 6N1-like → MQLAKNTTVQKFVLLGFSHYLTFQTVLFCAVFLAYIICVLGNITIFLLVKIESTLHTPMYFFISIFTVLEIMFVSVTVPKLLAILVQTEKTISFFGCFTQLYAFNALGETECFLLSLMVFDRYLAISNPLRYYAIMNSQFSIKLSILPWLFGFGISSFPTVQTFLLDFCGPNEIDHFFCDLAPLQGLACSDQFASNLTTVVAAFFSIAAPFFVIVGFYVHIIYTVLRIKSKEGKMKAFSTCSSHLIVVSLFYGSAIIVYLKPKGSHYDKFLALTYTVVTPLLNPFIYTLRNTEVKIALRKVARCAIK, encoded by the coding sequence ATGCAGCTTGCCAAAAATACTACAGTCCAAAAATTTGTGCTTTTGGGATTTTCCCATTATCTTACATTTCAGACTGTACTTTTCTGTGCTGTGTTTCTGGCATATATTATTTGTGTCCTTGGAAACATCACTATCTTTCTGTTAGTTAAAATCGAGTCTACGCTTCATACTCCAATGTACTTTTTCATAAGTATTTTTACAGTTTTGGAAATTATGTTTGTTTCTGTAACAGTCCCAAAGCTTTTAGCTATTCTTGTACAGACTGAAAAGACTATTTCATTTTTTGGTTGTTTTACTCAGTTGTACGCCTTTAATGCTCTTGGAGAAACAGAGTGCTTCCTTCTTTCCTTGATGGTCTTCGATCGATATCTCGCTATAAGCAATCCATTAAGATATTACGCTATAATGAACAGCCAGTTCTCTATCAAATTGTCCATTTTGCCTTGGTTATTTGGTTTTGGTATATCATCATTTCCTACAGTCCAGACTTTTCTTTTAGATTTCTGTGGACCAAATGAGATTGACCACTTCTTCTGTGACCTGGCACCACTGCAAGGTTTAGCATGTTCTGACCAATTTGCTAGCAACTTGACTACAGTGGTGGCTGCCTTTTTTTCCATAGCTGCACCATTTTTTGTTATAGTGGGATTTTATGTTCATATAATTTATACTGTGTTACGGATTAAAAGCAAAGAGGGTAAAATGAAAGCCTTTTCCACTTGCTCGTCCCATCTCATTGTAGTATCTCTGTTTTATGGCTCTGCTATTATTGTTTATTTGAAGCCTAAGGGCAGCCACTACGACAAGTTCCTTGCCCTCACATACACTGTGGTCACACCCCTCCTAAACCCCTTCATTTATACTTTAAGAAACACAGAGGTAAAAATTGCTCTGAGAAAAGTCGCTAGATGTGCAATAAagtaa